The following DNA comes from Sphingobacteriales bacterium.
TGTTTTTCTTCCAGTTCGAAAATCACTATGTTGGTCTGAACCGGTAAGACTTCTTTGACAAAACTTATTTTTTCCACGGCAGAAGCAATTTCTTTTGCCCTGCGATGGTCATGTTTCAGCAATGGGATATTGTTTTTCAAAGCAAAAAGGCCTGCAGCTGCCAGTATGCCTGCCTGACGCATTCCACCGCCAAAAACTTTCCTGACTCGTCTGGCTTTTTTAATAAATTCCCGGCTGCCACATAACACACTGCCCACAGGTGCTCCTAATCCTTTTGATAAACAGATAGATACAGAGTCAAATAGTTCTCCGTACCTTTCTGTTTTTTCCCCTGTTTCGGTCAGGGCATTGAACAGGCGCGCACCATCCAAATGAATGCGTAATTGATTTTCCCTGCAAAACTTGCTTATTTTTTCAATTTCATGGATGTTCCAGATACTTCCTCCTCCTCTGTTGACGGTGTTTTCAATGCACACCAGTGAAGAATGCGGATAATGATCATTGTCGGGAAGCAGGCTGGCTGCTACATCTTCAACGGTAAACCTGCCGAGATTCCCGTCAATCAGACGAACGGAAGCACCTGAATTAAATCCGATACCGCCCCCTTCATAGTTGTAAACATGCGCTGTTTTATCGCAGATGACTTCGTCCCCGGGCTGTGTATGAACTTTAATTGCTATCTGGTTGGTCATGGTGCCTGAGGGACAAAACAATGCTTCTTCTTTACCAAACATGAAGGCCACTTTGTGTTCAAGCTCATTCACGGTTGGGTCTTCATGAAATACATCATCGCCAAGTCTGGCCTTCATCATGAATTCCAGCATGGCAAAAGAAGGCTGCGTTACTGTATCACTGCGTAAATCAATCATGAAATATATTTTGTTCAAAAGTACTGAAATCATTTATTTTTGAGGCTGAAAAATCTTTGATGTTATTCAGCAGCAATATATTTTTATTTTACTTTCTGCCCCTTTTTTTATTTCTGATTTTCATTCTTCCGAAAAAACTCCTGACTCTTTTTATCATCCTTTCAAGCCTTTTCTTTTTTGCATGGGGAGCACCCACTTTTATCTTTATTTTATTGATTTTCATTCTGATAGATTATTTTCTGGCCGGATGGCTCGAAAGACCGGTCTTTTCAGCACGGAAAGCAATCATGTGGGCAGGAATTTTATTGAATTTATCCCTTCTGATTTATTATAAATATGCAGCCTTTTTCATTGAAAATCTTAATGTTTTGGTCAGCAGGGCAGGTTTTACCTTTAATCATCCTTCGAAAAACCTTGTGCTTCCTTTAGGTATATCGTTTTTTACATTCCACAAAATAAGCTTTCTGATTGATGTTTACAGAAAGAAAAAGGGCAGGGGCAGTTTTGTAGAATACCTGAATTATATTTTATTTTTCCCGAAAATATTATCCGGGCCGATTTTAAAATGGCGGGAAAGCGGCAGCCAGTTCAGTCAGACTCCTGATGTGAGCAATCAGACAAGATTTGAAGGATTTTTCCGGTTTTCTGCCGGATTGTTTCAGAAAGTCTGGATAGCTGATGTTATTGGGATGTACATTAATCCGGTATTCATGGCTGCTCCTGAAAGCATTTCATCTGCTCAGATGTGGGTTACTGTGTTTGCCTATTCTTTTCAGATCTTTTTCGATTTTTCAGCTTATACCGACATGGCAATCGGATTGGCAAACATGATGGGTTTTCGTTTGCCTGAAAACTTCAATCATCCTTATCTTGCGAGAAATATCAGAGAGTTCTGGCAACGCTGGCATATTTCTCTGACTGCCTGGTTTAAGGAATATCTGTTTATGCCCCTCGCCTTTAACTTTTCACGTAAGTTAAAGAATAACAGTTATTTATCTATTAAAACAGATTATATCATTTACAGTCTGGCAGTTTTTATTACCTTTTTACTCACAGGCTTCTGGCATGGTGCAGGCTGGACTTTCATCCTGTGGGGGGCTTATCATGGCATCTTACTGATAGCTGACAGGCTTTTCCTTTTCAGGTTTTTCAGAAAAGCAGGGGCATTTATTTCAGGTTTACTGACTTTTTTATTGGTCATGTTTGGCTGGATACTTTTCAGGGCTGAAAACCTGCTGCATTTTAAAACGATATGGATAAAAATGTTTTCTTTTGATGGAATCGAACTGAATTTCAGACCATTATTTTATGTGGCACTTGGATTATCCGTATTTATTACGATACTGCCTTCACTCAGAAAAACATTGTTGTTTAAAAATATTCAGGTGAAATATCCGGCTCCTTTACGCTTTCTGTTTTACCTGACCTTGCTTGTTCTTTCATTGGCAGGCATTTCTTCTCAGGGTTTTTATCCATTTATTTATTTCAGGTTTTGATGGAGAGAAAAAAGGGAAATATTGATTGGATGATGCTACTTGGAATTTTGTTAATGCCCTTTATCATTCAGCAATTGGATTTTGTAAAAATTAAACCCCTGAAAGGTTACATCAGGGAGGAAAAAGACAGTTTCCTTAATTTAAACAACTGGTTCTCAGGAAAGTATCAGGAGCAGCACGAAAAATACGTACAGTCACATTTGAAAATCAGGCCTTTTCTGGTGAAGCTGAACAATCAGATCAAATTTTTAATTCAGAAGGATATTTCAGCGGCCAACGTGGTAATCGGAAAACAAGGCTATTTTTATGAACGCCATTATATCTGGACACATTTCGGATTAGACTTTTCCGGGGAGGACGTTATACATAAAAAAGTTGTCCATGCCAAAAGAGTTGTTGACAGTCTGGAGAAAAACGGTGTCAGGTTTTTACTGGTTTTAGCACCCGGAAAAGCAGAAGTATTGCCTGAATATATTCCTGAAGATCAGATTGTTGAGAAAAGAAACCCTAGCAATTATGAGGTTTATTCCAGCTATTTTCAACATTCAGGAATTCATTGGATTGATTTCAACAGCTATTTTAAACGACTGAAAGACACCATCAGCTACCCTTTATATTCCAAAGGTGGTACTCACTGGAGTATTTATGGTTCCTACATCGCTATTGATACCATTATGATTTATATGGAATATTTGTTAAAAAAGGACTTGCCTGATTATCAATATCCTGTATATGATATAACCCGAAAACCCAGAGGAACAGATAAAGATATTGCCAATGCCTGTAACCTTTTATGGTATCATTTTGATGAAAATTTATATTATCCCTATCTTCAGAAAAAGAACAACAGGCAGGGCTATAAACCGAAAGTGATTATTGTCGGAGATAGTTATTACTGGACCATCGTCAACAACGGGGTTCAGAAAGTATTGTTCGATAGTTTTTATTTCTGGTACTATTTCAAAGAAAATCACTCAAATAACCCAAAGATGCCTAAAGAAGTTGACCGGATTATAAATTTAAGAAAGTTTATTGAAAATCAGGATATTATACTATTTGTTATCACCGATGGCAATCTGCGGGAATTTTCATGGAACTTTTTTGAAACCCTCGAAAAACTTTATAGAATCAACTGATTTGGTTTATTTCGTAAAAAGTATTTGTACCCACAACGGATGAAATGATTTTGTTTTCCCGGGTTAATTTTTCCAGAATATTTGTCAGCATTTCCTTTGAGAGGGCAGTCATGACAAAAAGGTCATTTTCCGTACAAGGACGTCTTTTTAGGGTTTCAAGAATAAGCTCCTCTGCATGTGAGGTTTTAAATTTCGGATGGCCGGTTTTATATTTACGGCTGATTATTTCAGTTTCCCATGGTTGAAAAAAACTTTTTATTTCTTCGAGACGGCCAAAACTTGCTGTTTTTATGGATTTATCTGTACCCGGGCGATCGAGTGAATTGAGTTGTATCTTATCAGGCCTGATTTTCTCAAGAATGGTACGAAATGCTTCCAGTTCGCTTTCAGTGTCATTGATGCCTTCCACAATGAATATTTCGAGCCAGATATATCCTTCAAATTCTTTACGCAATTGGATCAGGCCATCAACAATCTGGTTTAAATGAAGATTGGGATGAGGTCTGTTCAGCTTTTCAAAAGTAGCTTGAGTGGCTGAATCCAGAGATGGCAATACTATATCAATGAATTCAACTTCCTTCCTGACTTCGGGCAGATAAAACAAAGTCCCATTGGTAATCAGTGCCGTATTAAAAAACGGATAATATTGGTTCAGATAAGCTGATATTTCATGAAAGTCTGTATTTAAAAGAGGTTCTCCCGCTCCGCTGAATGTCAGAAAATCAACCAGCGGATTGGAGGAGAAAAAATCATCCAGCTCTTTGATGATTTCTTCCCTGGGAAAATAAGGTATTCTCTCAGTTGTTTTTACGGTCGTTTTACCGCTTTCACAATACAGGCAGTCGAGGTCACAAACTTTGTAAGGTACGAGGTCAATTCCGAGTGAAAGACCTAATCTCCTGGAGGCGACCGGACCAAAAAGGTATTTATATTTCATTGATGGGTAATAAGTTAGATCGAAAAATCAGGGAAATAAGCAAATCTGATTTAATAAATGGTGATTTTTTGTGTGATGATCTTGTCTCTGGTTTTTGCTGTCAGGATGTAAACCCCATCGGAAAGTCCGGATTCTATCACTGAAAGTCCGGTGGCTTCAGTGGTTTTTTTCATCAAACATTGACCTGACAGGTTGTAAATATTAACAAGTATATTTCCTGAATTTTCATCTGAATTATAGAGGTAAATTTTTCTTCCTGCTGAATAAATCCGGATGTTCTCTTCTTCTCTGCTATCACTTAAACCGTTATAAATCTGATGATTCTGATAGAAATGAAGCAGAAATCTGTCTTGCCTGTCATTGATGGTTGCATTTATCCGTATTTTGTCTGTCGTGTTCAGATCATAAATTTGATTGGTCAGCAGATCTTCGACAATGATGTTGCAATTTTCTGATAAGTGGCTTTTGTCAAAAGAAAGGGTATATTCTCCATCATAACCCACATAGAAATGGAGGGGCATTGTCAGATTTCCACTCACTGAAGGAACGGACTGAATGGCATATTCAGTATTCTGTTTATCAATTGTGTATATCTGAGGTACAGTTTTATTGTAGGAATAAAATTTATAGGCATCAAAGCGGCCATCAAATTTTTCGCTGGCTTCAGGATTAAAACGAATAAGAGATTCATCGGAATAATCCTGTCCTGATATTTTCATTCGCAATTCATTGCTGTTGAATTCATTACGCAGGGTACGGTCGTCATTGGTAACCCTGACACTATTGGTCATGGTAAGGGTGGTATTCTGGGTGCACGTGACAAAGAATCCCTGTGTGGCAGGAATATACCGGGAGCCGCCATTGGTTCCATTTCCTCCTCCTAAAACATAAGTTTCAACTGAATTTGAACTCGGATTCCAGATATAAATTGAACTATTGACGTTATTTCTCGTCCATCCTGAACTTGCATCCCAGTCAATCGTGGATGGATATGGATTCCCAACCAGATTATATCCCGTCCCGGCTGATGCGGAATAGGTAAGCGAAATTGATTTTTCTCCGGTGTTGAAAGTACCGCTGAAACTCAGATATTTTGTTCCGGTATTATCAAAATAAACGTCATAACCCTTTGCGACACTCAACGTAGTCCCCAGCGGAACCCTCACCCAACCGGGTGTGGTTTCACTATACTGCCAGACTGCTCCACCGGAAAAAGCACTGGAAGAAACTGAGCTGACAGGGGGGGAGAAATAGTGCCATTTATTGTCGGTAAAATATCTTTCAAGGACATTGGTTCCAAAACTACCGGTTCCTGCATCGATAAATGATCCCACATTTCCTGAAATGTTCGATAAAACCTTGATAGTCCCGGAATTTATTAATTGATCTTTTAAAATTAGCGAAGAAGTGGGATTGATAGTCAAGGTGGCATTGTTGGTAAGCTTTCCTATCGTATAATCATTATCAACAGTTACATTATGGTCTAACTGAACAACTGCATAGTTACTGTTGGGGATAGTTCCGCTGAGCCAGGTACTGGTAGAACTCCAGTTTCCTGAGCCATTTGTCTGAAAAGGCATAGGGACGGTTGAGCTTACCCAGCTGCTGTTGCTCATATTGACGAGTGTCCCGTCATTGTTATTGGAAGTTTCATCGTTTGCATTGGTCCCGGATGATTCGTTGAAACGCCAGTATGCTACCAGGTTGGAGGCACTACCACTGATTTGTGTGTGCATATTGCTTTGTATCTGTGATTGTGACCTATTTGTGTTCCAGATACGGACTTCCTCCAGGTATCCGGAATAATTCCCTCCTGAATAATGCTTCCCAATATAAAGAGGTTCTGAATTGGATATAGTGGCTCTTGGATAACTATATGCCGATACGTATTCGCCATCATGATAAACAGTAACTTCCCATAAATCTCCATCAACGTCATCGGTATATCCATAAAATACAATAGCTACGTGGTGCCAGATATTATCATTCAATATCCCGGTATTTCCAAAATATTGGGTAGTATTGCTATTAATCTTTACGCCAATTCTTCCATTAGCTATAAAAATTGAAAATCCATCAGAGCTTGATGAATTCTTTTTGTTTACTAATCCTTTTGTTAATGTATTATTGGTTTTTAACCAGCACTCAATAGTGAAATTTCCCGTCCCGAAATTAAGTGAACTGCTGTTGGCAACGCTGATATAATCATCTGTGCCATCGAAATACAGGCAGTTGCCCTGACTGAATGCAAACTGGAAGGAGAAGAGGACTCCCATGATAGTCATTAATGCTAATTTTCTCATGATTGTAGTATTTTTAAAACCGGTTAACAGAAAATATGCCCATTATTTACATTGTTGATAATCAATCGAATTGCTGGCAAAGATAATGAATTTTTTCTCAAAATAAACAAATTGTTTTTAATTTTTGAATTTTTTTTAAGATTGATTGTCACTGCATTATCTTACTTTAATTTTGCATGGGTAAAATTTTCCTGAAAATGAAGCTGAAGCAGATGGCAGTTACCGACCTGGATGGCACCTTACTGAACGGGGATCATGCCTTAAGTGATAGAAACCTTAAAACACTGCAAAATTTGGTCAAACATGAAATTGTGAGGGTTATTGCCACAGGCAGGAGTCTTTTTTCATATTTTCGTGCAGGATTTGAATCCATCCCTGTCGATTACCTTATCTTCAGCTCGGGAGCCGGAATTTACCATCTCAGAGAGAAAAAAATTATTCTTTCCCTGAACCTGTCTCCACAGGAAGCTTCCTATGCCTTTCAGACGCTACTTGGCGAAAAACTCGATTTCTCAGTTCAACAGCAAATACCTGAAAATCATCGTTATGTCTATGTTTTCAATTCAGCTTCAAATCCTGATTTTGAAAGAAGAAACAAATTGTATGAAGGATTTTGCAATGAAATAATACCAGGTGAGTTTAAAAAAGATGTGTACTGCCAGCTGATTGCTATTTGTCCGCCCGGAACTGGCGTTGATAAGTATCAGAAAATTAAAGAGTTATTGCCAGGATTTTCGGTTATCCGCTCAACTTCTCCTATTGATCACCAATCGGTCTGGATTGAGGTTTTTAACAAAAATGTTTCAAAACTGAATGGCATCCGGTTTCTTTCCGATCATTTAAACATTGGATTAGACAGTGTTTTCTGTTGCGGAAACGATTATAATGACCTTGAAATGCTGGAAGCCTGCCCGAATGCTTATGTGGTTGACAATGCTCCACAGGAATTCAAACAAAAATTCCACACGGTTTCATCCCACCATGAAGATGGTTTTTCACAAGCTGTAGAACATTGGTTATCATCTTAATATGAAAAAAATTATTTATCCGTTTTACAATCTTTTTCACAGAGTAATATTTTTTTTGTTTTTATCTGTTTCAAAGACTTTTCACAGGAGAAAAAACATCCGCACCGGACATATTTCATCAGAGCATCTGAAAAATCCCGTGCTGGATGATAAATTATCTGAAGAATTAAAGCAGCTTGGAGTAGAAGTAAATGAATTGAAAATCAGCAAGGAAGAGTATCTTAAATATCTTTCGAAGGCTTCTTACCCGGAAAATTATTACGGAGGAGGAAAAAATCCTGAAATGAATTTTACTGAAAAAACATTGGAACACTTTGTTTCCACTTTATTTATCGATTTTTATCCCGAGATGACTTTCATTGATTATGCAGCGGCCACCTCTCCATTTTCATCCATCATCAAAAATATATTTGGTATAAGTCATTCTTTCTGTCAGGATATTATTTTTGAGAAGGGTATTCATGGCAATAAGATCGGAGGTTATCCGTCTGATTTTCAATTGCCTGATAACAGTGTGGATGCCGTTACCCTCCATTGTTCGCTCGAACATTTTGAAGGTGAAAGTGATATTGATTTTTTCAGGTCAATGGAAAAAATGCTCAAACCAGGCGGAAGAATCATTGTTCTCCCGTTTTATCTGGCTTATGAATATACCATTCATCTGGATCCTGCCTATAATCTGCTTAAATTTCACAGCCCGGAAACGGATCATCAGGCAAGGATAC
Coding sequences within:
- a CDS encoding radical SAM protein; the protein is MKYKYLFGPVASRRLGLSLGIDLVPYKVCDLDCLYCESGKTTVKTTERIPYFPREEIIKELDDFFSSNPLVDFLTFSGAGEPLLNTDFHEISAYLNQYYPFFNTALITNGTLFYLPEVRKEVEFIDIVLPSLDSATQATFEKLNRPHPNLHLNQIVDGLIQLRKEFEGYIWLEIFIVEGINDTESELEAFRTILEKIRPDKIQLNSLDRPGTDKSIKTASFGRLEEIKSFFQPWETEIISRKYKTGHPKFKTSHAEELILETLKRRPCTENDLFVMTALSKEMLTNILEKLTRENKIISSVVGTNTFYEINQIS
- a CDS encoding T9SS type A sorting domain-containing protein, yielding MRKLALMTIMGVLFSFQFAFSQGNCLYFDGTDDYISVANSSSLNFGTGNFTIECWLKTNNTLTKGLVNKKNSSSSDGFSIFIANGRIGVKINSNTTQYFGNTGILNDNIWHHVAIVFYGYTDDVDGDLWEVTVYHDGEYVSAYSYPRATISNSEPLYIGKHYSGGNYSGYLEEVRIWNTNRSQSQIQSNMHTQISGSASNLVAYWRFNESSGTNANDETSNNNDGTLVNMSNSSWVSSTVPMPFQTNGSGNWSSTSTWLSGTIPNSNYAVVQLDHNVTVDNDYTIGKLTNNATLTINPTSSLILKDQLINSGTIKVLSNISGNVGSFIDAGTGSFGTNVLERYFTDNKWHYFSPPVSSVSSSAFSGGAVWQYSETTPGWVRVPLGTTLSVAKGYDVYFDNTGTKYLSFSGTFNTGEKSISLTYSASAGTGYNLVGNPYPSTIDWDASSGWTRNNVNSSIYIWNPSSNSVETYVLGGGNGTNGGSRYIPATQGFFVTCTQNTTLTMTNSVRVTNDDRTLRNEFNSNELRMKISGQDYSDESLIRFNPEASEKFDGRFDAYKFYSYNKTVPQIYTIDKQNTEYAIQSVPSVSGNLTMPLHFYVGYDGEYTLSFDKSHLSENCNIIVEDLLTNQIYDLNTTDKIRINATINDRQDRFLLHFYQNHQIYNGLSDSREEENIRIYSAGRKIYLYNSDENSGNILVNIYNLSGQCLMKKTTEATGLSVIESGLSDGVYILTAKTRDKIITQKITIY
- a CDS encoding aminotransferase class I/II-fold pyridoxal phosphate-dependent enzyme, producing MIDLRSDTVTQPSFAMLEFMMKARLGDDVFHEDPTVNELEHKVAFMFGKEEALFCPSGTMTNQIAIKVHTQPGDEVICDKTAHVYNYEGGGIGFNSGASVRLIDGNLGRFTVEDVAASLLPDNDHYPHSSLVCIENTVNRGGGSIWNIHEIEKISKFCRENQLRIHLDGARLFNALTETGEKTERYGELFDSVSICLSKGLGAPVGSVLCGSREFIKKARRVRKVFGGGMRQAGILAAAGLFALKNNIPLLKHDHRRAKEIASAVEKISFVKEVLPVQTNIVIFELEEKHDAGIFLEKLKTNRILALSIGKNRIRMVTHLDFTDEMLEYVVKTFSKLS
- a CDS encoding class I SAM-dependent methyltransferase; its protein translation is MKKIIYPFYNLFHRVIFFLFLSVSKTFHRRKNIRTGHISSEHLKNPVLDDKLSEELKQLGVEVNELKISKEEYLKYLSKASYPENYYGGGKNPEMNFTEKTLEHFVSTLFIDFYPEMTFIDYAAATSPFSSIIKNIFGISHSFCQDIIFEKGIHGNKIGGYPSDFQLPDNSVDAVTLHCSLEHFEGESDIDFFRSMEKMLKPGGRIIVLPFYLAYEYTIHLDPAYNLLKFHSPETDHQARIRYCNWKQFFSRHYSPQILYDRILSNCPGLKLTVYRVLNFREIDERCYLRFVGVFTKR
- a CDS encoding MBOAT family protein: MLFSSNIFLFYFLPLFLFLIFILPKKLLTLFIILSSLFFFAWGAPTFIFILLIFILIDYFLAGWLERPVFSARKAIMWAGILLNLSLLIYYKYAAFFIENLNVLVSRAGFTFNHPSKNLVLPLGISFFTFHKISFLIDVYRKKKGRGSFVEYLNYILFFPKILSGPILKWRESGSQFSQTPDVSNQTRFEGFFRFSAGLFQKVWIADVIGMYINPVFMAAPESISSAQMWVTVFAYSFQIFFDFSAYTDMAIGLANMMGFRLPENFNHPYLARNIREFWQRWHISLTAWFKEYLFMPLAFNFSRKLKNNSYLSIKTDYIIYSLAVFITFLLTGFWHGAGWTFILWGAYHGILLIADRLFLFRFFRKAGAFISGLLTFLLVMFGWILFRAENLLHFKTIWIKMFSFDGIELNFRPLFYVALGLSVFITILPSLRKTLLFKNIQVKYPAPLRFLFYLTLLVLSLAGISSQGFYPFIYFRF
- a CDS encoding HAD hydrolase family protein yields the protein MKLKQMAVTDLDGTLLNGDHALSDRNLKTLQNLVKHEIVRVIATGRSLFSYFRAGFESIPVDYLIFSSGAGIYHLREKKIILSLNLSPQEASYAFQTLLGEKLDFSVQQQIPENHRYVYVFNSASNPDFERRNKLYEGFCNEIIPGEFKKDVYCQLIAICPPGTGVDKYQKIKELLPGFSVIRSTSPIDHQSVWIEVFNKNVSKLNGIRFLSDHLNIGLDSVFCCGNDYNDLEMLEACPNAYVVDNAPQEFKQKFHTVSSHHEDGFSQAVEHWLSS